One genomic segment of Alphaproteobacteria bacterium includes these proteins:
- the rfbB gene encoding dTDP-glucose 4,6-dehydratase, with protein sequence MGTILVTGGCGFIGSAFIRLALRDADTRIVNVDKLGYAANPEALEGAAQNPRYAFHKADIGDRAAMQGILAKHKPDAVVNFAAETHVDRSIDGPLAFIETNVGATARLLVEVLEYWRGRGSPADFRFLHVSTDEVFGALEPDDEPFRETTAYAPNSPYAASKAASDHLVRAWFKTYGLPALITNCSNNYGPWQFPEKLIPLMIAKAKAGEKLPVYGDGQQIRDWLYVEDHVRGLKAALEKGKPGEVYAFGGGAELANLTIVKTICAHIDAKLGVPMEGPRTRLIEYVADRPGHDRRYAIDAAKAMRELRWAPQHDFESGLAATIDWYLAAGDWLGRIKAERYALSRLGTG encoded by the coding sequence ATGGGCACGATCCTCGTCACCGGCGGCTGCGGCTTCATCGGCTCGGCATTCATTCGCTTGGCCTTGCGCGACGCCGATACGCGCATCGTCAATGTGGACAAGCTCGGCTACGCCGCGAACCCCGAAGCGCTGGAGGGAGCCGCGCAGAATCCGCGCTACGCCTTCCACAAGGCGGATATCGGCGACCGTGCGGCCATGCAGGGTATCCTCGCCAAGCACAAGCCCGACGCGGTGGTGAATTTCGCGGCCGAGACGCATGTCGATCGCTCGATCGACGGGCCGCTCGCCTTCATCGAGACGAATGTCGGCGCCACGGCGCGCCTGCTGGTCGAGGTGCTGGAATATTGGCGCGGGCGCGGCTCGCCCGCCGATTTCCGCTTCCTGCATGTCTCGACCGATGAAGTCTTCGGCGCGTTGGAACCCGACGACGAACCCTTCCGCGAGACCACGGCTTACGCGCCGAATTCGCCTTATGCGGCCAGCAAGGCGGCGTCCGATCATCTGGTACGCGCGTGGTTCAAGACCTATGGCTTGCCGGCACTGATCACGAACTGCTCCAACAATTACGGGCCGTGGCAATTCCCGGAGAAGCTGATCCCGCTGATGATCGCGAAAGCGAAAGCGGGCGAGAAGCTACCGGTCTATGGCGACGGGCAGCAGATCCGCGATTGGCTGTATGTCGAAGATCATGTGCGCGGCCTCAAAGCCGCACTCGAAAAGGGCAAGCCGGGCGAGGTCTACGCCTTCGGCGGCGGGGCGGAACTCGCCAACCTGACGATCGTCAAAACGATCTGCGCGCATATCGACGCGAAGCTGGGCGTGCCGATGGAAGGCCCGCGCACGCGGCTGATCGAATATGTCGCCGACCGGCCCGGCCATGATCGCCGCTACGCGATCGACGCGGCGAAGGCGATGCGCGAACTCCGCTGGGCGCCGCAGCACGATTTCGAATCGGGCCTCGCCGCGACGATCGATTGGTATCTCGCCGCCGGCGATTGGCTCGGGCGCATCAAGGCGGAGCGCTACGCGCTGTCGCGCCTCGGGACCGGCTGA
- the rfbD gene encoding dTDP-4-dehydrorhamnose reductase has protein sequence MRVLVLGGDGQVGRALSERADKAEHQAIAFGRDAVDATDETAIRAAIDTTDAQALVNAAAYTAVDKAESDETAAHKLNAEAPGLHARIAAEASIPYLHISTDYVFAGNGTAPYKESDPCAPQSVYGRTKRAGEIAAWQAGGRVAILRTSWVFAPWGNNFVRTMLRLAATKPELRVVDDQRGGPTSALDIADAIYRILPKLADPAQKDATGVFHFQGRPAVTWAAFADAILDEGAKHGHKRPPIVRITTAEYPTPAARPANSVLDCARYSRVFEVAPPDWRVGLADAVPALLKLL, from the coding sequence ATGCGCGTGCTCGTCCTTGGCGGCGACGGGCAAGTCGGCCGCGCGCTAAGCGAACGGGCGGATAAGGCCGAACATCAGGCGATCGCCTTCGGGCGCGATGCGGTCGATGCGACCGACGAGACCGCGATCCGCGCGGCGATCGATACGACCGATGCGCAAGCGCTCGTCAACGCCGCCGCTTATACGGCCGTCGACAAAGCCGAAAGCGACGAAACGGCGGCCCATAAGCTCAATGCCGAAGCGCCCGGCCTGCACGCGCGAATCGCGGCCGAAGCGAGCATTCCCTATCTCCATATCTCGACCGATTACGTTTTCGCGGGCAACGGAACCGCACCCTATAAGGAAAGCGATCCTTGCGCGCCGCAATCGGTCTATGGCCGCACCAAGCGCGCGGGCGAAATCGCGGCATGGCAAGCGGGCGGACGGGTGGCGATCCTGCGCACGTCGTGGGTGTTCGCGCCCTGGGGCAATAATTTCGTGCGCACGATGCTGCGCCTTGCTGCGACCAAGCCGGAGCTGCGCGTCGTCGACGATCAGCGCGGCGGACCGACCTCGGCGCTCGACATCGCCGACGCGATCTATCGCATCCTGCCCAAGCTCGCCGATCCCGCGCAAAAAGACGCGACCGGCGTCTTCCATTTCCAAGGCCGCCCGGCCGTCACCTGGGCCGCTTTCGCCGATGCGATTCTCGACGAAGGCGCCAAGCACGGTCATAAGCGCCCGCCGATCGTGAGGATCACGACGGCCGAATATCCCACGCCGGCCGCGCGGCCCGCGAATTCGGTGTTGGATTGCGCGCGTTATTCGCGCGTGTTCGAAGTGGCCCCGCCGGATTGGCGCGTGGGCCTCGCGGACGCCGTGCCGGCGTTGCTCAAACTTCTTTGA
- a CDS encoding polysaccharide biosynthesis protein, translating to MAKGPGTFLSRFDRVRLSMAIDIGLAAVAFVAALYLRLGDDLWDYPGEFIWGGAAVFALAAGIAFSLTGLPRGVWRYAGVEDLLLAARAVTLAVLLFLPAMFLWQRLGAMPRSALFIVWTVLFAFIAGSRLLYRAVREGNLNLVAGAPRDDQVPVLIVGANDGAELFIQANRRRRRAPYFVMGIVDDGNTRTGRRIGGVEILGSLDRLPEIVQAMKAKGRGPQRLVVAAPHIEGQALEALVDTADSLGMTAVRLPRINDLSGDADATATAPIAIEDLLGRPQRVLDRPAMDGLIRGKRVLVTGAGGSIGAELVRQIAQRGPAKLALIENAEHALYTIDRELAETWPEVKRVGIMADVRDPQRLASVFAAEKPEIVFHAAALKHVPILEDNPSEGALTNAIGTRNVADAAIASGTRAVVMISTDKAVNPSNILGATKRLAEKLCQALDAAQSPTQFVTVRFGNVLGSSGSVVPLFQRQLAAGGPLTVTHPDVRRYFMTIREACELVLQASVLATAANGPSVGAIMVLEMGAPVRIQDLARRMIRLAGKRPDRDVKIVFTGLRPGEKLDEELFHGDEAPSPTATPGILLARPELDALERLRIALAELEIVARNGDHEAVRAMLKKLVPEFKEV from the coding sequence ATGGCCAAGGGTCCCGGCACTTTCCTGTCGCGGTTCGACCGCGTGCGCTTGTCGATGGCGATCGATATCGGCCTGGCGGCCGTGGCGTTCGTCGCGGCGCTGTATCTGCGCCTGGGCGACGATCTGTGGGACTATCCCGGCGAGTTCATCTGGGGCGGAGCGGCGGTCTTCGCCCTCGCCGCCGGAATCGCCTTCAGCCTGACCGGCTTGCCGCGCGGCGTGTGGCGTTACGCGGGCGTCGAAGATTTGCTGCTGGCCGCACGCGCGGTCACGCTGGCCGTGCTGCTGTTCCTGCCCGCGATGTTCCTGTGGCAGCGATTGGGGGCCATGCCGCGTTCGGCGCTGTTCATCGTGTGGACGGTGCTCTTCGCCTTCATCGCCGGATCGCGCTTGCTCTATCGTGCCGTGCGCGAAGGGAATTTGAACCTCGTCGCCGGCGCGCCGCGCGACGATCAAGTGCCCGTGCTGATCGTCGGCGCCAATGACGGCGCCGAGTTGTTCATCCAGGCCAATCGCCGCCGCCGCCGCGCGCCCTATTTCGTGATGGGCATCGTCGATGACGGCAACACGCGCACCGGGCGGCGCATCGGCGGCGTGGAAATTTTGGGCTCGCTCGACCGCTTGCCGGAAATCGTGCAGGCGATGAAGGCGAAGGGGCGCGGGCCGCAGCGTTTGGTCGTCGCCGCCCCGCATATCGAAGGCCAAGCGCTGGAAGCCTTGGTCGATACGGCCGACAGCCTGGGCATGACCGCCGTTCGCCTGCCGCGCATCAACGACCTGTCCGGCGACGCGGACGCGACCGCCACGGCGCCCATCGCGATCGAAGATCTGCTCGGCCGGCCGCAACGCGTGCTCGACCGCCCGGCGATGGATGGCCTCATTCGCGGCAAGCGCGTGCTGGTGACCGGGGCCGGCGGCTCGATCGGCGCGGAACTCGTGCGCCAGATCGCGCAGCGCGGCCCCGCCAAGCTCGCGCTGATCGAAAACGCCGAACACGCGCTCTACACGATCGACCGCGAGCTCGCCGAAACTTGGCCCGAGGTGAAGCGCGTGGGCATCATGGCCGATGTCCGCGACCCGCAGCGCCTGGCGAGCGTGTTCGCCGCCGAGAAGCCGGAGATCGTGTTCCACGCGGCGGCGCTCAAACACGTACCGATCCTGGAGGACAATCCGTCCGAAGGCGCGCTCACCAACGCCATCGGCACGCGCAACGTCGCCGACGCGGCGATCGCTTCGGGGACGCGCGCGGTCGTGATGATTTCGACCGACAAGGCGGTCAACCCGTCGAATATTTTGGGTGCCACCAAGCGCTTGGCCGAGAAACTTTGCCAAGCGTTGGACGCGGCCCAAAGCCCGACGCAATTCGTGACCGTGCGCTTCGGCAACGTGCTGGGCTCGTCGGGTTCGGTCGTGCCGTTGTTCCAGCGACAGCTTGCCGCCGGCGGTCCGCTGACCGTCACGCATCCCGACGTGCGCCGCTATTTCATGACCATTCGCGAGGCCTGCGAGCTCGTCCTGCAAGCGAGCGTGCTGGCCACCGCCGCGAACGGCCCGTCGGTCGGCGCGATCATGGTGCTGGAAATGGGCGCACCGGTGCGCATCCAGGATCTTGCCCGGCGCATGATCCGCCTTGCCGGCAAGCGCCCCGACCGCGACGTGAAGATCGTGTTCACCGGTTTGCGCCCCGGCGAGAAGCTGGACGAGGAATTGTTCCACGGCGACGAAGCACCCTCGCCCACCGCCACACCGGGCATCCTGCTCGCGCGCCCCGAACTCGACGCGCTGGAGCGTTTACGCATCGCCTTGGCGGAGTTGGAGATCGTCGCCCGCAACGGCGATCACGAAGCCGTGCGCGCGATGCTGAAAAAGCTCGTGCCCGAATTCAAAGAAGTTTGA
- a CDS encoding aldo/keto reductase — protein sequence MQKRALGRTGLSVSPIGFGAWGIGGFVPGASYGKTDDAVSKAALRRAFDRGIDFVDTAPAYGDGHSEELIGETLADMPQADRDRIVVATKAGQTRFADPVDFSPEAIKASAASSLKRLRRSAIDLLQLHNATPELLRERPEILGALEDLRRAGTIRAWGLSMKSPAEAKAGIEEFAAPVVQANYNVIDHRAADCGLFDAAAKAGASVIARTPLAFGFLSGNLSADAVFPDGDHRRQWPKERLALWAKAAREFIGDIAAREQQSLAQIALRFCLSRPEVATTIPGMLRPEEADLNVAAGEAGALPAADLDRIARDYKASAFA from the coding sequence ATGCAAAAACGCGCCCTTGGCCGTACCGGCCTGTCCGTCTCCCCCATCGGCTTCGGCGCCTGGGGGATCGGCGGTTTCGTGCCCGGCGCTTCCTACGGCAAAACCGACGATGCGGTGTCCAAGGCCGCGCTACGCCGGGCTTTCGACCGTGGGATCGATTTCGTCGATACCGCCCCCGCCTATGGCGACGGACATTCGGAGGAATTGATCGGCGAAACCCTGGCCGACATGCCGCAAGCCGATCGCGACCGGATCGTGGTTGCGACCAAGGCGGGGCAAACGCGCTTCGCCGATCCGGTCGATTTCTCGCCCGAAGCGATCAAGGCATCGGCCGCTTCATCGTTGAAGCGGTTGCGTCGATCGGCGATCGATCTATTGCAGCTCCATAACGCGACGCCGGAATTGCTGCGCGAACGGCCGGAGATTTTGGGCGCGCTGGAGGATTTGCGCCGTGCTGGCACGATCCGCGCCTGGGGGTTGTCGATGAAGTCGCCGGCGGAAGCAAAAGCCGGGATCGAAGAATTCGCCGCCCCGGTGGTGCAGGCGAATTACAACGTCATCGATCATCGCGCGGCCGATTGCGGCCTGTTCGATGCGGCGGCGAAAGCGGGGGCGAGCGTCATCGCGCGCACGCCGCTGGCCTTCGGGTTCCTCAGCGGCAATCTGTCGGCCGACGCGGTGTTCCCCGACGGCGACCATCGCCGCCAATGGCCCAAGGAACGCTTGGCGCTGTGGGCGAAGGCGGCGCGCGAATTCATCGGCGATATCGCCGCCCGCGAACAGCAAAGCCTCGCCCAGATCGCGTTGCGCTTTTGCTTGTCGCGGCCGGAGGTGGCCACGACCATCCCGGGCATGTTGCGGCCGGAGGAAGCGGACCTCAACGTCGCAGCGGGCGAAGCCGGCGCGCTGCCGGCCGCCGATCTCGACCGGATCGCGCGCGACTACAAGGCCTCCGCGTTCGCCTAA
- a CDS encoding DegT/DnrJ/EryC1/StrS family aminotransferase: MQFYRHGLSSADAKGIAEVLDTPFLTSGGVGKKVEAQLCEFFGQTHALLVNSWTNGALAALLAMDIGPGDEVIVPAQTFIATANMVELVGAKPVFVDVDPDTLLMTPELTAKAVTKNTKLVIPVHMYGQMCGMKGLRAALPKSVRILEDCAHCFEGTRDGEPPGKHSDLAIFSFYATKNVTCGEGGAMVTSDADLFGKLQQTRLHGMSAIAADRFKSGQYRHWDMARLGVKANLPDLLAALLPNQIATIRERLPARTALSDRYRDAFANLPIRLAKLDKGSVSAEHLFPIHVKPAQRDAAIAALNEAGVPVTVNYRSVPTLTYYREKYGFTPASFPVSYEWGEGEITLPLWPGMPDADIEQVIATVKDKVVPLVR; this comes from the coding sequence ATGCAGTTCTACCGTCACGGCCTGTCCTCGGCCGACGCCAAGGGGATCGCGGAAGTTCTCGACACGCCGTTCCTGACCTCGGGCGGTGTCGGCAAAAAGGTCGAGGCGCAGCTTTGCGAATTCTTCGGCCAAACCCATGCGCTGCTGGTCAATTCCTGGACCAACGGGGCGCTCGCCGCCCTCCTCGCCATGGATATCGGCCCGGGCGACGAAGTGATCGTGCCCGCGCAAACCTTTATCGCCACGGCGAATATGGTCGAGCTGGTCGGCGCCAAGCCCGTCTTCGTCGATGTCGATCCCGACACGCTGCTGATGACGCCCGAGTTGACCGCGAAGGCCGTCACCAAGAACACCAAGCTCGTCATCCCCGTCCATATGTACGGGCAGATGTGCGGCATGAAGGGCCTGCGCGCCGCGTTGCCCAAATCCGTGCGCATCCTCGAAGATTGCGCGCATTGCTTCGAGGGCACGCGCGACGGCGAACCGCCGGGCAAGCATTCGGATCTCGCGATCTTCTCGTTCTATGCGACCAAGAACGTCACCTGCGGCGAAGGCGGGGCGATGGTCACCAGCGACGCGGATCTGTTCGGCAAGTTGCAGCAGACGCGCCTGCACGGCATGAGCGCCATCGCCGCCGATCGTTTCAAATCGGGCCAGTACCGGCATTGGGACATGGCGCGCTTGGGCGTGAAGGCCAATCTGCCCGATCTGCTCGCGGCGTTGCTGCCCAACCAGATCGCGACGATCCGCGAACGCCTGCCCGCGCGCACGGCGTTGTCGGATCGCTATCGCGACGCTTTCGCCAATCTGCCGATCCGCCTCGCCAAGCTCGACAAGGGCAGCGTGTCGGCCGAGCATTTGTTCCCGATCCATGTGAAGCCCGCGCAACGCGACGCGGCGATCGCGGCGTTGAACGAAGCGGGCGTGCCGGTGACGGTGAATTATCGCTCGGTCCCGACGCTGACCTACTATCGCGAGAAGTACGGCTTCACGCCCGCCTCCTTCCCCGTGTCCTACGAATGGGGCGAAGGCGAAATCACGCTGCCGCTGTGGCCGGGCATGCCGGATGCCGATATCGAACAAGTGATCGCGACGGTGAAGGACAAAGTCGTCCCGCTGGTGCGTTAG
- the rfbF gene encoding glucose-1-phosphate cytidylyltransferase gives MEAVILAGGMGTRLREETDIRPKPMIEIGGLPILVHIMRIYRRFGVKRFIVCLGYKGNVIRDYFVNYRLHNADLEIDLSTSAVRVLGDVAPLDFTVTLVETGADALTGSRIARALKHVRGDTFFATYGDGVADIDIASLLDTHTRSGKLGTVTAVHPPSRFGEIDIEGHEVRTFREKPQIAEGWINGGFMVLRKAALASISPEDGARSLEVDVLPKLAAGNQLAVHRHGGFWQCMDTYRDMTLLNEMWASGKAPWA, from the coding sequence ATGGAAGCCGTCATCCTCGCGGGCGGGATGGGCACGCGGCTGCGCGAGGAAACCGATATCCGCCCCAAGCCGATGATCGAGATCGGCGGGTTGCCGATCCTTGTGCACATCATGCGGATCTATCGCCGCTTCGGGGTGAAGCGCTTCATCGTGTGCCTGGGCTACAAGGGCAACGTGATCCGCGATTACTTCGTGAATTACCGGCTGCACAACGCCGATCTCGAGATCGACCTTTCCACCAGCGCCGTGCGCGTGCTGGGCGACGTGGCGCCGCTCGATTTCACCGTCACGCTGGTCGAGACGGGGGCCGACGCGCTGACCGGCAGCCGGATCGCGCGGGCGCTCAAACATGTGCGCGGCGACACGTTCTTCGCGACCTATGGCGACGGTGTCGCCGATATCGACATCGCGTCGCTGCTCGACACGCATACGCGGTCGGGCAAGCTTGGCACCGTCACGGCCGTGCATCCGCCGTCGCGCTTCGGCGAGATCGATATCGAAGGTCACGAGGTGCGCACCTTCCGAGAGAAGCCGCAAATCGCCGAGGGCTGGATCAATGGCGGCTTCATGGTCTTGCGCAAAGCCGCACTCGCTTCCATATCGCCCGAAGACGGGGCGCGCAGTTTGGAAGTCGATGTCTTGCCCAAACTCGCCGCCGGCAATCAACTCGCCGTGCATCGCCATGGCGGGTTCTGGCAATGTATGGATACGTATCGCGATATGACTCTTCTCAACGAAATGTGGGCATCCGGGAAGGCGCCGTGGGCATGA
- a CDS encoding nuclear transport factor 2 family protein: MTMEQATEKLIRDYYAAFNAQDWNGMLALLTDDVAHDISQGGREIGRDAFKAFMAHMDTSYREKVRELVVMVAAGGARAAAEFELDGEYLKTDGNFPPAKGQRYTLRVGAFFDVKGGKIARVSNHYNLKDWLAQVK, encoded by the coding sequence ATGACGATGGAACAAGCGACCGAGAAACTGATTCGCGACTATTACGCCGCCTTCAACGCGCAGGATTGGAACGGCATGCTGGCGCTGCTGACCGACGATGTGGCGCACGATATCAGCCAGGGCGGGCGCGAAATCGGGCGCGACGCGTTCAAGGCGTTCATGGCGCATATGGATACGAGCTATCGCGAGAAGGTGCGCGAATTGGTCGTTATGGTCGCCGCCGGTGGTGCGCGCGCCGCCGCGGAATTCGAGCTCGACGGCGAATATCTCAAGACCGACGGCAATTTCCCGCCGGCCAAGGGCCAGCGTTACACGTTGCGCGTGGGCGCGTTCTTCGACGTGAAGGGCGGCAAAATCGCGCGCGTGTCGAACCACTACAATCTCAAGGACTGGCTGGCGCAGGTCAAATGA
- a CDS encoding GNAT family N-acetyltransferase gives MSLAFQVLSGASVESVVPDLARLRVTVFRDWPYLYEGSLDYERKYLAKYVKLPRATIVIAKDGDAIVGASTALPLTDSEAELQKPFVDAGFDPADVYYYGESVLLAEYRGQGAGVRFFVEREKRARDLGFNLATFCGVVRPTDHPARPADYVPLDAFWTKRGFKPRPDLTASFEWLDLGDTAPTHKPMAFWTKDLAKA, from the coding sequence ATGAGCCTCGCTTTCCAAGTCCTGTCCGGGGCTTCGGTCGAAAGCGTCGTGCCCGATCTCGCGCGGTTGCGCGTGACCGTATTCCGCGACTGGCCCTATCTCTACGAAGGCTCGCTCGACTACGAGCGCAAATACCTCGCGAAATACGTCAAGCTGCCGCGCGCCACGATCGTTATCGCCAAGGACGGCGACGCGATCGTGGGGGCGTCGACTGCCTTGCCGTTGACCGACAGCGAAGCCGAACTGCAAAAGCCGTTCGTCGATGCGGGCTTCGATCCGGCGGATGTCTACTATTACGGTGAGTCCGTGCTGCTCGCCGAATATCGCGGCCAGGGGGCGGGGGTGCGTTTCTTCGTCGAACGCGAGAAGCGCGCGCGCGATCTCGGTTTCAACCTCGCCACGTTCTGCGGTGTGGTGCGCCCCACGGACCATCCCGCCCGTCCCGCCGATTACGTGCCGCTCGACGCGTTCTGGACCAAGCGCGGGTTCAAGCCGCGCCCCGATCTGACCGCCTCGTTCGAATGGCTCGATCTCGGCGACACGGCGCCGACGCATAAGCCAATGGCCTTTTGGACCAAGGATTTGGCCAAGGCCTGA
- a CDS encoding IclR family transcriptional regulator, which produces MIVPMSYIDVPPPAAATAPAPKPNRDKEGVAAVGRALAIVAAFDERSPRLTLAELAKRTGLYKSTILRLSVSLDRAGFLTRDSDGAFRIGPAALKAGHLYQAAFKLGDVALPVLRKLAEETGETASLYVREKDVRVCLHRIESTHVVRSIVREGDRRPLGKGATGKALLAAEGQGPEYDKLRADGYITSLGEVTPESAAIAVPVYGAEGRVVAAIGLSGPTQRFAASAIDTMAATLKRAGAELSRLLGGAAPS; this is translated from the coding sequence ATGATCGTTCCGATGTCCTATATCGACGTACCGCCCCCCGCCGCCGCCACCGCTCCCGCCCCGAAACCGAACCGCGACAAAGAAGGCGTTGCCGCCGTCGGCCGGGCGCTGGCCATCGTCGCCGCGTTCGACGAGCGCAGCCCGCGCCTCACGCTGGCCGAACTCGCCAAGCGCACCGGTCTCTACAAGAGCACCATTCTGCGTTTGTCGGTGTCGCTCGACCGCGCCGGATTTCTGACCCGCGATTCCGATGGCGCCTTCCGCATCGGGCCGGCCGCGCTGAAGGCGGGCCATCTTTATCAAGCCGCGTTCAAGCTCGGCGACGTGGCGTTGCCCGTCCTGCGCAAGCTGGCCGAAGAAACCGGCGAGACCGCATCGCTTTATGTGCGCGAGAAGGACGTGCGCGTCTGCTTGCATCGCATCGAATCGACCCACGTCGTGCGTTCGATCGTACGCGAAGGCGACCGCCGCCCGCTGGGCAAGGGCGCCACGGGCAAGGCTTTGCTCGCCGCCGAAGGCCAAGGGCCGGAATACGACAAGCTGCGCGCCGACGGCTACATCACGTCGCTGGGCGAAGTAACGCCGGAAAGTGCCGCGATCGCCGTTCCGGTTTACGGCGCCGAAGGCCGCGTCGTCGCCGCGATCGGCTTGTCGGGGCCCACGCAGCGTTTCGCCGCGTCCGCGATCGACACGATGGCCGCCACATTGAAGCGCGCGGGCGCGGAGCTTTCGCGCCTGCTGGGCGGGGCGGCGCCCAGCTAA
- a CDS encoding hydroxymethylglutaryl-CoA lyase produces MTTNITISEVGPRDGLQNTKIFMPTAAKKRWIAALAAAGLREIEVCSFVNPKLIPQFADAAEIAEFAMTIPNIQVVALVPNLKGAERAAETGVHKISLPISASEAHSKSNVRKTVDEQVDELKRIVALRDALPAGRRMEVNGGISTAFGCTLQGEVPQADMLRLVERIAATGADTISIADTVGYANPKQVREMFVEARKIAGPKLDAAHFHNTRGLGLANCMAALEAGVTALDSSMAGLGGCPYAPGASGNVITEDLVFMLEAMGYSTGVDFDKLIEARRILEDALPGAEFHGHLAKAGLPKGFKEAA; encoded by the coding sequence ATGACGACGAACATCACCATCAGCGAGGTGGGCCCGCGCGACGGGTTGCAGAACACCAAGATCTTCATGCCGACCGCGGCGAAGAAGCGCTGGATCGCGGCGCTCGCCGCCGCCGGTTTGCGCGAGATCGAAGTGTGTTCCTTCGTCAATCCGAAGCTGATCCCGCAATTCGCGGACGCGGCCGAGATCGCCGAATTCGCGATGACGATTCCGAATATCCAGGTCGTCGCCCTCGTGCCCAATCTGAAGGGTGCCGAGCGCGCCGCCGAAACGGGCGTGCATAAAATCTCGCTGCCGATTTCGGCGAGCGAAGCGCATTCCAAATCCAATGTGCGCAAAACCGTGGACGAGCAAGTCGACGAGCTGAAGCGCATCGTCGCGTTGCGCGACGCTCTGCCCGCCGGGCGCAGGATGGAAGTGAATGGCGGCATTTCGACCGCCTTCGGCTGCACGCTGCAAGGCGAAGTGCCGCAGGCCGACATGCTGCGTTTGGTCGAGCGCATCGCCGCGACGGGCGCGGACACGATCTCGATCGCCGATACGGTCGGCTACGCCAACCCCAAACAAGTGCGCGAGATGTTCGTCGAAGCGCGCAAGATCGCGGGCCCGAAACTCGACGCGGCGCATTTCCACAATACGCGGGGCTTGGGTCTCGCGAACTGCATGGCGGCCTTGGAAGCGGGCGTGACGGCACTCGACTCGTCGATGGCCGGTTTGGGCGGCTGCCCCTATGCGCCGGGCGCTTCGGGCAACGTCATCACCGAAGATCTCGTCTTCATGCTCGAAGCGATGGGCTATTCGACCGGTGTCGATTTCGACAAGCTGATCGAAGCGCGGCGCATTCTGGAAGATGCGTTGCCGGGGGCCGAGTTCCACGGCCATCTCGCTAAAGCGGGTCTGCCCAAAGGGTTCAAGGAAGCGGCATAA
- a CDS encoding CoA transferase yields MSKSQGPQPLAGLKVVEFVHMVMGPSCGLVLADLGADVIKVEPVPAGDNTRRLGASGAGFFATFNRNKRSLAIDMKSPEGLAIVRKLVADADVVTENFRPGAMDKLGLGYDELSKTNPKLVYCSLKGFLDGPYEHRTALDEVVQMMAGLAYMTGPAGRPLRAGTSVNDIMGGMFAAIGILAAIHERQTTSKGRYVKSALFENCAFLMAQHVAQYCVTGVAPPPMAVRRAAWGVYDVFDTADSDQLFLAVVSDTQWGPFCDEFGLADLKADPALATNNQRCAARDTMLPVIQAAAKKCTKAELLAKAEKLGIPYAPIGKPVDLLDDPHLIASGGLAEVTNPDGKKIRIPALPISFDGERLPIRRDLPGIGADGGAVLREMGIAPAEIERLIASGVVKVETSNNR; encoded by the coding sequence ATGTCGAAGAGCCAAGGTCCACAGCCCCTCGCCGGGCTGAAGGTCGTCGAATTCGTGCATATGGTGATGGGGCCGAGCTGCGGCTTGGTGCTCGCCGATCTCGGCGCCGACGTCATCAAGGTTGAACCTGTACCTGCCGGCGACAATACGCGCCGTCTGGGCGCATCGGGGGCGGGGTTCTTCGCCACGTTCAACCGCAACAAGCGTTCGCTGGCGATCGATATGAAATCGCCCGAAGGCTTGGCGATCGTGCGCAAGCTCGTCGCCGATGCCGATGTGGTGACCGAGAATTTCCGCCCGGGTGCGATGGACAAGCTCGGCCTCGGCTATGACGAATTGTCCAAGACGAATCCGAAGCTCGTCTATTGCTCGCTCAAAGGTTTCCTCGACGGGCCCTACGAGCATCGCACAGCGCTGGACGAAGTCGTGCAGATGATGGCGGGGCTTGCCTACATGACCGGGCCCGCCGGGCGGCCGTTGCGCGCGGGGACTTCCGTCAACGACATCATGGGCGGCATGTTCGCGGCGATCGGCATTCTGGCCGCCATTCACGAACGCCAAACGACCAGCAAGGGCCGTTACGTGAAATCCGCGCTGTTCGAGAATTGCGCGTTCCTGATGGCGCAGCATGTCGCGCAATATTGCGTGACCGGTGTCGCCCCGCCGCCGATGGCGGTGCGCCGCGCGGCCTGGGGCGTCTACGACGTGTTCGATACCGCCGATAGCGATCAGCTCTTCTTGGCCGTCGTCTCCGACACGCAATGGGGGCCGTTCTGCGACGAATTCGGTCTCGCGGATTTGAAAGCCGATCCCGCACTCGCCACCAACAACCAGCGTTGTGCCGCGCGCGACACGATGCTGCCGGTCATCCAAGCCGCGGCGAAGAAATGCACGAAGGCCGAATTGCTGGCGAAGGCCGAGAAGCTCGGCATTCCTTACGCGCCGATCGGCAAGCCGGTGGACCTTCTGGACGATCCGCATTTGATCGCCAGCGGCGGCCTCGCCGAAGTGACCAATCCCGACGGCAAAAAGATACGCATTCCCGCTTTGCCGATCAGCTTCGATGGCGAGCGCCTGCCCATACGCCGCGATCTGCCGGGCATCGGCGCCGATGGCGGCGCGGTCCTGCGCGAGATGGGAATTGCCCCGGCCGAGATCGAACGCCTGATCGCGTCCGGCGTTGTGAAGGTCGAAACGTCGAATAATCGTTGA